A window of Hydrogenophilus thermoluteolus genomic DNA:
ACGAGCGCCCAACCATCGTCGGTTTGCAGCAGCTTGAGGCGATCCCCCGCGCATCCGTCGCGAATCTCGGCTAGCGCCTGCTGCTGCCGCTCTTGGTGTCGCTTCAGCAGCGCTTCGATCCGCGTCCGGTGGGGATCGGCGGTGAGCGCGCCGCGCACCAGTTCGGGCAACCGCTGCACCAGTCGTTCGACTGCCGCGGCGAGTTCCCGCCCTTTACCTGCAGGCAACCGCAGCAATTGCGGGCGCAACGGATCGTCGAAACGGGGAACGTACAGGAGATCGTGCGGTGACAATCGCTTGCGTGCCGCCTGTTCCGCGGTCCACCGCGCGATCGCGTGGCGTCCGTAACCCGGTGGTGCCATGAGCACGACGTGGCCCCGCCGCGCATCTGCCAATGCCAAAGCAAGCGTTTCCAGCGCCGCGTCCTGTCCGACGAACGGGGGGCGATGGGTCGAATCGGGTACCGGTTGCGTGTCGAGCTGGGTACGACGGTACAACGATTGCGGGTCGAGCGTGGCGATTTGGGTCATCTGTCTTGTCGGTTTGGCGTCCGTCGCGTTACGATCGCGTTATCATCACAAGAACTGCGTCGCACGATTGTAGCAACGGCGACCCTGAAACCAACGGAGAAGACCCAATGGCCGAAGCGCTCCGTTACGAGCCCCTTTCGGAAGCAGGCACGCTACTGACCCTTCCGCCACTTGCCGATTCGGGAACGGGCCCGGTTCATGATCAACGTAACCGCCCGCTCGCCGACCTTCGCATTTCGGTTACCGACCGCTGCAATTTCCGTTGCACCTACTGCATGCCACGGGAGGCGTTCGATGGGTACCACTTCTTACCGCGCGCTGAAATCCTGACGTTCGAAGAGATCGAACGGGTGGCGCGCGCATTCGTCGCGCTGGGGGTGCGCAAAATCCGCATCACAGGGGGAGAACCGTTGCTGCGCCGCGATCTGCCCAAACTGATCGAACGGTTGGCCCAGCTACCGGTGGAACTCACGCTCACCACCAACGGTGTGCTGTTACCGAAATTCGCCGCAGCGCTCAAAGACGCCGGCCTAGCGCGCGTCACGGTGAGCCTCGATGCGCTCAGCCAGGAAACCTTCGAAGCGATCGCCGACGTCAAAGTACCGGTAATGCGGGTGCTGGAAGGGATCGAAGCCGCGTTGTCTGCAGGACTCACCCCACTCAAAGTCAACATGGTGGTGAAACGCGGCATCAATGACCACGAGATCACTGCAATGGCGGAACACTTTCGTGGCACAGGGGTGATTCTGCGCTTCATCGAATTCATGGATGTCGGGGCAACGAACGGTTGGCAGATGGCGCACGTCGTGCCCGCCAAAGAGATCCTAGAACGGATCGACGCACGCTGGCCGTTGGAGCCGCTCGAACCCAACTATTTTGGCGAAGTGGCCGAACGCTGGCGGTACCGAGACGGGGCGGGGGAAATTGGCGTGATCGCCTCGGTCACGCAACCCTTCTGCCGCGGGTGTACGCGCCTGCGCCTCTCTACCGACGGCAAGCTCTTCACCTGTCTTTTCGCCGACCGGGGGTACGACTTGCGGCTACTGGTGCGCGACGGCGCCGACGAAACGACGCTGGCGCGTGCGATCGCGGCGATCTGGAAAATTCGTGGCGACCGTTATTCGGAGCTCCGCACGCAAGCCACGGCGCCGCGCAAGCGCATCGAAATGTCCTATATTGGAGGGTGATGGCTGGGGAGCCACCCTCGTCTGCTCACCTCTTCGATCAGGGCATTGGCGGTTGCAATCAGCGCCGGCACGAAGCGATGGGCCGCGAGCAGCGCTTCAACCGCTGCCTGGGGTTCCAGAAGATACTCATGGACCATTCGGTTGCGCAATTCGCGGAGCACCAACCACTCATCGCTCGAGGCTACCCAGCCCATCCGCTCCGCAAAGTCGAGACGGTCGCGCATCGCTCGGGGGGGTTCTGCAAGTAACCTCAAGACTGCTGGCAAGAGTTTATCTCCCAGCGTATCTTGGAGCCGGGCAAAACGCAAAAGAAAGGCGTCGATCCGTTCGGTAAGCGGGCTCTCTGCGGTCAGAGCCCAAAATTCGGACAGCCACTCCAAATTGGCAAAAAGCGCGCGGTCAGAGACCTCTAGAGCAGCGACCTCACGCTGGACGATCGCAACCAGGTGGGCGAGCCGTTCCCTTTCACTTTCAGAGATCAAGGCGCACCCCTGTATTGCGGGCAATACGGTGGATCGGAAGTTTTGGCCCCGCGGGGGTTTGGATCACCACGTCGATTTTTCGCTCCCCTAAAGCGCGCTGCAGCGCCACGAGAAAACGGGCGCGTGCCAGCGCGAGATTGTCCACCGCCTCGGGGGTCTCGATGTACAAGTCGATGTCTCCGCCGCGCGCGGCATCATCGACCCGCGAGCCAAAAAGCCAAACTCGGGCATCTGGCCCAAAGTAGCTGCGGACCAGTTCAGCAATCACATTCCGCTCTTTGGGCAGAAGCCGCATCGGCCGAAACTCCGTCGCGCATCTTCCCTCAGGTCAAATGCTCGACCCGTAATTTCGTCACCGACCCCACGACGAACGGCAGTGCAGTAATACCGGCAATTGCGGCGTCTACTGCCTGTTCTTCGGTTTCATGGGTCAGGAGCACCAGTTCGGCCTGTTCGGCAATGGGTTCCTTTTGCACCAGTGCGGCGATCGACACCGACTCTTTCGCCAACACATGCGCGATTTCCGCAAGCACCCCAGGTCGATCGGCTACGTTTAGCCGCAAATAGTAACAAGAACGGCATTGTGCGATGGGTAGCGCAGCCACATCCTGCACCTGATCCGGTTGGAACGCTAGGTGCGGGACACGGTTTTCCGGATCGGCGGTATGCAGCCGCGTCACATCGACCAGATCGGCGATCACGGCGCTTGCGGTCGGTTCCGAACCGGCGCCGGCGCCGTAATAGAGGGTTTGCCCCACCGCGTCTCCTTTGACCAATACCGCGTTCATCGCGCCAGAGACACTGGCCAAGAGGTGGTCTTTCGGAATGAGCGTGGGATGGACCCGAAGTTCGAACCCCTGTTCACGCCGCTTCGCGATTCCCAACAATTTGATACGGTAGCCCAACGCTTCAGCGTGGGCGACATCACGCGCGTCGATTCTTGTGATCCCTTCGACGTAGGCTTTGTCGAATTGGATCGGCACTCCGAACGCAAGCGAAGCAAGGAGCGTTGCTTTGTGCGCGGCGTCGATGCCTTCGATGTCGAACGTGGGGTCGGCCTCGGCGTAGCCGAGCGCTTGCGCTTCTTGCAGCGCCCCGTCAAAGCTCAGGCCCCGCTGATCCATCTGCGTGAGGATATAATTGGTGGTCCCGTTGATGATTCCCGCCACCCATTCGATGCGGTTTGCGGCTAACCCTTCGCGCAGCGCTTTGATGATCGGAATCCCACCAGCCACCGCGGCTTCGAACGCTACCATCACCCCTTTTTCCTGCGCCGCGGCGAAGATTTCCGCACCATGCACGGCCAAAAGCGCCTTGTTCGCGGTCACCACGTGCTTACCCGCGGCAATCGCTGCCAACACAAGCTCTTTCGCAACCGTGTAACCACCGATCAGCTCGACGACGATATCGATCGTTGGGTCATTGACCACCGAGAAGGCATCCTCGGTGAGGCGTACGCCATCGGCGAGCGCCTGTTCGCCCACCACCGCGCGCGCACGCTCGAGGTTACGGTCCGCCACCGCCACGATCGCGATGGGACGCCCCGCACGCCGAGCGATTTCGCCCGCGTTGCGCGTCAATACACTCCAAACCCCCCCACCTACGGTTCCAATTCCCAACAATCCGACACGTATCGCTTTCATTCCGTCCCTTCCTTTTGCGTCACAATCACTTGATGCCGCCGGCGATAGCGGTCGCAGAAACGGGCGATCCGTTCGATCGCGTCACGCAAATCGTCTTCGTGCGGCAAGAAAACCATCCGGAAATGGTCCGGATTGGGCCAGTTGAAACCGGTCCCTTGCACGACCAACACCCGCTCCTCTTCCAAAAGCTCCAAGACGAACTGCTGGTCGTCGACAATCGGATAAACCTTCGGGTCGAGCCGTGGGAACATATAGAGCGTTGCTTGCGCCTTCACCGCCGAAACCCCGGGAATCTCGTTCAACATCTGGTAGGCGATGTTGCGTTGGCGCGTCAGACGCCCGTTCGGTGCGACCAGCTCTTGAATGCTTTGGTAGCCGCCAAGCGCGGTTTGGATCGCCATCTGACCAGGCACGTTGGAACAGAGGCGCATCGACGCCAAGATATTGAGCCCTTCGATGTAATCGCGCGCGTGGCGCCGTTCACCAGAAAGGACCATCCATCCGGCGCGATAGCCACACGAGCGGTAATTTTTCGACAACCCGTTGATCGTGATGAAAAAAACATCATCGGCAAGCGACGCAATCGAGACATGCTCTCGCCCATCATAGAGCATCTTGTCGTAGATCTCGTCGGCGAACACGATGAGCTGATGTTCCCGCGCGATCTGAACGATTCCTTCCAGGATTTCGCGCGGATAGAGCGCGCCGGTAGGGTTGTTCGGGTTGATCACGACGATCGCACGAGTTCGGTCGGTCACCTTTTTGCGGATGTCGGCGAGATCCGGGTACCAATCGGACGCTTCGTCGCACAGGTAGTGGCGGGGTTTGCCGCCAGCCAGCGAAACCGCCGCGGTCCACAGGGGATAATCGGGTGCAGGGACGAGCACCTCGTCACCAGACTCCAAAAGCCCCTGCAGGCTCATCACGATCAATTCCGACGCCCCGTTGCCCAGGTACACATCCTCGACATCGACGCCTGGAACCCCTTTGGTCTGCATGTACTGCACCACCGCCTTGCGTGGCGCGAAGAGTCCTTTCGAGTCGGTGTAACCACTCGCGTCGCGAAAATTGCGAATCACATCGACCACGATCTCTTCCGGCGGTTCGAAACCGAACGGCGCCAAATTGCCGATATTGAGTTTGATGATCTTGTGCCCCTCGGACTCCATCTCCTTGGCGCGTTCGAGCACCGGTCCGCGGATGTCGTAGCAGACGTCGTCGAGTTTCGACGATTTGAGGATTGGCCGCCAGACCCGTTCCGCCTCTGCCGCCACCGGAGCTTCCCCACCCGGCGCAGCTTTCGGCGCATCGAGCCGTTGCGATGAAGACGAAAGCGGAACGTCAGCAGGTTTCATTGCGGCACTCCTCTTGGCGAAAATGGGGCGAGTCGGTAATCTTAGCGAAAAAGCGGCGCAAGGAGAAGCAGCGGTGAAATTGCAACTGGAATTGACAGGCGACGTGCGTCTCATCACCGCGCACGGCGATGGCTGGATTGCGATCGACGGCGAACGGCACGAACAGAATCTCATTTTGACGCCTGACGCCGCCCATCCCGGGTGGCTCGAAACTGGCTGGCCCTCCTTCGACGCGGCAGCCGTCGAACAGCTCTTGGCCCACCAGCCGGAATTGATCCTGCTTGGGTCGGGCCCGACCCTTGTCTGGCCGCCTGCTGCGGCACTGCAACGCCTGACCCAATCCGGCATCGGATTCGAAGTGATGGCGTTGCCAGCCGCTTGCCGCACGTATAATGTCCTGGCCAGCGAAGGGCGACGTGTCGTCGCTGGACTGGTTTTGCGCTAACGAAAGGAGCACCCCATGACGCTTGAACTCAACCAACCGGCACCCGATTTCACCTTGCCGGCAACCGGAAACCAAACGATCACACTTTCGGCGCTCAAAGGAAAACCGGTCGTCCTCTATTTCTACCCCCGTGACAATACGCCTGGTTGTACCAACGAAGCGATCGCTTTTCGTGACCTTTACGACCAATTCACTGCACTGGGCGCCGTGATCCTGGGGCTATCGCGCGACTCCGTCGCCTCGCATGAAAAGTTCAAAGCCAAATTCTCTTTACCGTTCGACCTGGTGAGCGACCCTGAAGAGGTCGCGTGCCAAGCGTACGACGTGATGCGCAACAAAACGATGTACGGCAAACCGGTGCGGGGGATCGAGCGCAGTACCTTTTTGATCGACGCGGATGGAAACATCGCCGCAATCTGGCGCAAAGTCAAGGTAGATGGACACGCGGAAGCGGTCTTGGCAAAACTGCGGGAAATCGCCAAGAACGCATGATCGCAGTGCGTATCCTACTCTATTACCCATTTTTGGAGTCGAAATGAACGAGCCCCGGAAGGCCACGCGGCGGTCACGCCCCAAAAAAGCGACAAAAGTGACGCGTAACGCGGAGCGCAAACTCTTCGTACTCGACACCAACGTGCTCATGCACGACCCCACAGCCCTCTTTCGTTTCGCAGAACACGACATTTACCTGCCCCTTGCCACGCTCGAAGAACTCGATCAGCACAAGAAAGGGCTTTCCGAGGTCGCGCGCAACGTCCGGCAGGTGAGTCGGGAACTCGAAGCGATCATCGGAGAAGCCAGCCACGAAATCCGTGACGGGTATGCGCTCACGGAACCTTCCGGAGGAATGGCCACCGGTTGCCTCTATTTCCAAACGGAAGCGATCGCCTCACCGCTTCCACCGGGGTTGCCGCTTTCGCAAAACGACAACGCGATTCTGTCGCTCGTCAAAGCGCTCTCTGAACAGTTTGCCCCGCGTCCGGTGATCCTGGTTTCCAAGGATATCAACCTGCGCATCAAAGCGCGGGCGCTTGGCCTTCTGGCGCAAGACTACCGCAACGACAAACTGCTGGAGGACACCGACCTCCTCTACTCCGGCATCTACGAGCTCCCGCCGGGCTTCTGGGAAACCCGTGCACCCGACCTCAAAGCGTGGCGGGCCGACGGGTTCGATTGGTGGCAAACGAAAGCGCTCACCGCCGCAGACTGCTATCCCAACGAATTCGTCGTCTCCGCGGACGACCCCTCCTTCGAAGCGCGGGTGGTCCGTTTCGAGGATGGCGCGGCGGTTTTGAAGAGCGTGCGCGACTTTCGCCATGAAAAAAACGCCGTCTGGGGCATCACGGCGCGAAACCGCGAACAGAATTTCGCGCTCGATCTGCTCATGGATCCAGAAGTCGACCTCGTCACCATTTTGGGGCAAGCGGGTACCGGCAAGACGCTCCTTACCCTGGCCGCGGGTCTGGCGCAAACGCTCGACCAAAAAATCTACAGCGAAGTGATCTTCACCCGCGCCACCGTCCCCATCGGCGAAGACATCGGCTTTCTGCCCGGCACCGAAGAAGAGAAGATGGCGCCGTGGATGGGGGCACTCGAAGACAACCTCGAAGTCTTGGCCGGAAACGGCGAAGGGGGCGCATGGGGCCGTGGCGCGTCGATCGAGCTCATCCGCGCCAAAGTCAAGATCAAGAGCATCAATTTCATGCGCGGGCGTACCTTCGTGCGCAAATACTTGGTGCTCGATGAAGCGCAAAACCTCACCGCCAAACAGATGAGGACGCTCATCACCCGCGCAGGGCCCGGAACCAAAGTGATCTGTCTGGGTAACTTGGCGCAGATCGACACCCCCTATCTCACTGAAGGCAGCTCTGGCCTCACCTATCTGGTCGAACGCATGAAAGGATGGGCCCACAGCGGCCACGTCACGCTGGCGCGCGGCGAACGCTCACGCCTTGCCGAAGCCGCGGCGGAACGGCTTTGAGGAATGCCGATGGCTACCGCTTTTCGTCTTCACGACCTGCGGGAGACACTGCACAATGAACTCCATGCCCGCCCGTCGGTGGTCGTCACCGCCCCCGCTCAGGTCCGCTCCTGGGCGTTTCTCATCGAACCCGACGAACACCCCGCAGCGCGCGCCCACTGGGCCCTTCTGACCAATCGTCCCGACGTCAAACGGCTGAACGACAGCTCTGACCGCCAAGAGCTCGTCGAATACGGTGACCTGCGGGTGAAATGGGAACACCACACCGAGTTCGTCTCTTACACCGTCTATTGCGAAGGAACCCCCGGCACCGAAGCGATCCTGGCGAAACTTCCCCCGCATTGGATCGACCAAGGACCCGGATCGTTGATTGCCGCCGTCGCCGTCGACATCCAAACCATCCGCGAAACCCCGCCGGATCAGTTCATCGACGCCATCGATCCGCTCGGTCCCACCACCGTCGCCTCGAAGATCGCCGACGGCGCCGGGTGGCTCTTCACCGACTTCCACCTCCACGACGGCATGACCCACTTCACCATCATCGACGGTGCCATTTTGCCGCGGCAATTGGGCCGGATCGTGCAGCGGCTGATCGAAATCGAAACCTACCGCATGCTCGCCCTTTTGGCGTTTCCCGCAGCACGAATGGTGAGCGCCGAACTCTCTCTCTGGGAAAAGCGGCTGGCGCAATTGATGCACGACCTGGGCGAAGCCAACACCATCGAAAGTGAGCGGGTTCTGCTCCAACGCCTTACCCAACTGGCCGCCGAAGTCGAACGCTCGGTCGCCGACTCCAACTTCCGCTTCGGTGCTGCCGCCGCTTACTACCGCCTGGTTCAGCAGCGGGCCGATGATCTGCGCGAACAGCGCCTTTCTGGCTACTCGACCTTGAAAGGATTCTTGGAACGGCGCCTTGCCCCCGCGATGAACACCTGCGCCGCAGTGCACCGCCGCCAGGAAGAACTCTCTGCCCGCATCGCGCGTAACTCGCAACTCTTGCGCACCCGTGTCGATCTCAAACTCCAAGAGCAAAACCAGCAACTGCTGGACGAAATGAACCGCCGCGCCCGGCTGCAACTGCGGCTGCAAGAGGCGGCAGAACACTTCTCCGTGGTCGCGATCACCTACTACGGCTCGCAACTGGTGCAATACCTGGCCAAGGGCGCGAAAGGGTGGCTACCGGCATCGCCGGAACTGATCACCGCGATCGCCATTCCGGTAATTGCCGCTGCTGCCGCCTACAGCATCCACCGCCTTCGGCAGCGCCTCCACGTCTCTGTGCACTGAACCCTATCAGACTGAAAGAGAGAAACCATGACCCAAGCGCTCTACGAATCGAACCTCAAAAGCCTCCCGCTCATTGGCCGTGGCAAAGTGCGCGACATCTACGCAGTAGGCGACGACAAACTCCTGGTGATCGCCAGTGACCGTCTCTCCGCGTTTGACGTCATCCTGCCCGACCCAATCCCCGAAAAGGGCAAGATCCTCACCCAAATCACCGCGTTCTGGTTCGACACCCTGGAGGGAATCGTCGCCGATCAACGCACGGACATCGCGCCGGAAAGCGTCGTCGCCCCAGAGGAACGCGACCAGGTGACCGGCCGCGCGATGGTCGTGAAACGGCTCAAGCCCCTGCCCATCGAAGCCGTGGTCCGCGGCTATCTGATTGGCTCTGGCTGGAAAGAATACCAAGCGACCGGTGCCGTGTGTGGTATCCCACTTCCCGAAGGATTGCGCCTGGCCGAAAAACTCCCAGAACCGATCTTCACCCCAGCAACCAAAGCAGAGGTGGGCGAACACGACGAAAACATCTCGTTTGCCGAAGCGCAAGCGCGTTGTGCCGAAGCGCTCGCCCCGTTCGACGGCGCCGCGCTCGCTGAGGCCGCACGCAACGCGGCACTGACGCTGTACCAAAAAGCACACGACTATGCGCTCGCCCGCGGCGTGATCATCGCCGACACCAAATTCGAATTCGGCATCGACGAACACGGCACCCTTCACCTCATCGACGAAGTGCTCACACCGGACTCCTCCCGCTTTTGGCCCGCCGACGCCTGGCAACCCGGCACCAATCCGCCCTCCTTTGACAAGCAGTTCGTCCGTGACTACCTCGAATCGCTCGACTGGAACAAACAGCCCCCGGCACCGAAACTTCCGCCCGAAGTGATCGAAAAGACTCGACAGAAATACCGGGAAGCGTATGAGCGGCTGACGGGGCGGGTGTTGCCCTAATACTCACCTCATATCGAACTGTGTGATTCCTGAGGTCTGACCATGCCCCCAACCAACCCCTCACCCCACAACACCCCCCACCCTTCCGCGGCAGCGCGGCGTTTGGCGCTGGTTGCCGTCATTGCCGCTTACGTGCTGTCGTTCTTTCACCGTTTTGCGCCCGCGGGGATTGCTCCGGAGCTCGCCACGGCGTTTCAGACGAACGCGGCGTCGCTCGGGGTGCTGGCCGCGACCTATTTTTATGTGTATACCCTGATGCAGCTTCCCACTGGGATTCTGGCCGATACCCTTGGGCCGAAACGGGTGATCGTTGCGGGCGGGTTCGTCGCAGCGGCGGGAAGCCTGCTCTTTGCGTTGGCGCCAACGCTCTCCTGGGCGATTGCCGGGCGGACCCTCACCGGTTTGGGGGTTTCGGTCACCTTCATCGCAATGCTCAAACTCTTTGCGCTCTGGTACGACGAACGGCGATTCGCGTCGCTCGTCGGTCTTGCGCTCTTTTTGGGCAACCTGGGTTCGATGCTCGCGGGAACGCCGCTCACCGCGGTTGCGCAGATCACCGGGTGGCGCGGTGTCTTTCTCTTTACCGCGCTACTTTCCTTCGTGGTGGCGCTGCTTTGTTGGCGGCTCATCGAAAACGAACCCAGCGAACACCGCCGCCCGATCGAACGCAGCACCGTGATGAACGGTTTGATGGCCATCGTGCGCAACCGGCGCACTTGGCCTGCCGTGGTTGCCAATTTCGGCATCGCGGGCAGCTTTTTTGCGTTCGCTGGCCTTTGGGCAACGCCCTACCTGATGAGCGTTCATGGCGCCGACAAAATTCTGGCGTCACACCACCTTTCTGCCTATTTCCTGGCGTTTGCCATCGGATGCCTGGCGTTGGGTGCGCTTTCGGATCGCCTGGCGCGCCGCAAAACCGTTTTGGTAGCCGCCAGCACCGTCTATGTGGCCTGTTGGGGAGCGTTCCTCACCCTTTCCGCACAACCCGTAATCGTTACCTTCCTGCTCTTTTTGGTGATGGGTTTTGCCAATGCGGCGTTCGTCCTCACTTGGGCGTGCGCGAAAGAGGTCAACCCGCCGCATCTTTCCGGGATGAGCACCGCGCTCACCAATATGGGCGGCTTTTTGAGCGGCGCTTTACTGCAGCCGATTGTTGGGGCGATCTTGGACGCGCTGGGGGGCGCGACGGTGGTCGATGGGGTCCGCCTCTACCCGCCCGACGCGATGACGGCCGCGATCAGTGTCTTGGCTGGGGCTGCTGTCATCGGGTGGCTGGCGGGTTTCATGGTCACGGAAACGCGCGCGCGCAACGTCACGCTAAACGGCGCCGAAACCAAGCGGTAATCGCGGTCATCACCTCGTCGGGCCGTTCGCGATGCGGAAGATGGCCGCAGTCGCGTAGGATCACTTGTTCTGCCGGCCCTACGACGCCTGCGGCAATCGCGTTGGGAAACACTTCAGAGCCGTATTCGTCGCGATCCCCGTGAATCGCCAATACCGGTGCGGTGACTTTGGGCAGCACCGAAACAAGCGACCAATCCCGGAAAGCCGAATCGAGCCACGTTTCGGTCCACGCATCGAGTACCCATTGCGCTTTTGCTCCGTGCCAGCGGGTAAGCCGCGCACGTTGTTCGGGGTGCGCAAACAGCGCTTTCGCGGCACGAATGCCCTCGAGCGTGCGCTGCTCGACGAACGCCTGCGCCGCGATCGTCACCACGCCCGCGACGCGCTCTGGGTGGATTGCCGCGGCAGTGAGCGCCATCGCGCCCCCGACGCTGTGACCGAGCAATACACAGCGATCGATTGCGAGCGCGTCCAGCACCGGCACGATGCCCGCTTGCGCCTCGTCGGCAATGAACGAAAGCGGCTGCGGCCCGTTTCTCGCGCTGGAGCGTCCGTAGCCGAGCCGATCGTAGGCATGGACGGGTACGCCGAGGGTTTGTGCCAAGCGGTCAGGAAAATCGCGCCACAGCCCTACACACCCCAACGAATCGTGGAGCAGCAAAAAAGGGACGTTCGCGCTACCAGAAGGCGCAACCGGATCCGGCTGCCAACTGGCTACGAAAAGCTTCCCCTTGGGGTGTTCGACAAAGCGTTCAAACTGGTTCATCTTGCGTCCTACACGCACGTGTGCACCGGGCACGGCGAATCGCGGTTGCCGCCGGTACAATTGCGGCTATCGATTCCACTCGGTACGCGATTTTCCCATGACAACGATGACAGAGAAAACCCCAACTTCCGACGACCTCACCCCTTTGCTGACCCATTGGCAATTCCCTCCGTTCGATGCGCTGATACCGGAGCGGGCAACTGCGGCGATCCGTTCTGCGCTGGCTACGGCGCAAGCCGCGGTCACTCAGGCGAAACGGGCGGTGCAGACCACAAACGCCGCGTTGACGTGGGCCGAATGGTACGCCCCTCTCGACGAAGCGCTGGAACGCTTAGGCGCGCTTTGGGGCGTGGTCGCGCATTTGCATAGTGTGCTGGACACTCCCGAGTGGCGTGCCGTCTATAACGAATTGCTGCCGGAGATGACCCGCTTTTGGAGCGAATTGGGGCAAGACCCCGATCTCTACGCGGGCATGAAGCGCTTGCTCGCGCAGGCACCGGACCTCAACGCATGGCGGCGCCGCGCTCTGGAATTGGAAGTGCGCGACCGGCTGCTTTCGGGCGCCGAACTTCCCGAGACGGCCCGTCCGCGCTTCCTTGCCATCCAGGAGCGGCTCTCTGCACTGGCAGCGAAATTTTCCGAAAACCTTCTCGATGCGACGAACGCTTATAGCGAACTCGTCACCGACGAAGCGCAATTGGCCGGGCTACCGGAAACGGTCCGTGCGATGGCGCGTGCCGCAGCAGAACGCGACGGCGCTTCGGGGTGGAAGTTCACGCTGCAGATGCCTTTTTATCTGCCGGTGATGCAGTATGCCGAAGATCGCGCCTGGCGCGCTCGCTTTTACCGAGCCTACGCCACCCGCGCCTCCGAATTCGGTCCGCCCGAACAGGACAACGGCCCGATTCTCACGGAAATCTTGGCACTGCGGCAGGAAGAGGCGCAGCTTTTGGGCTTTCCCCACTACGCCGCCTATTCGCTTGCGCCGAAAATGGCGCCGTCGCCGGAGGCGGTGCGCGACTTCCTGGCCGATCTGGCCCGCGCGGCGCGTCCCTACGCGGAACGGGACAAAGCGGAGTTGGAGCGCTTTGCGCGCGACACCCTGGGGGTGAGCCCACTGGAACCATGGGACATCGCGTTCGCCAGCGAAAAGCTGCGCCAAGCGAAATACGCCTTTTCCGACGACGAACTGCGGCAATACTTTCCGCTTCCCAAAGTGCTCGACGGGCTCTTCGCGCTCATCACGCGCCTCTACGGCGTCACGTTCGAAGAGGTGGTGCTGCCCACGTGGCACGCGGACGTACGCACCTACCGGCTCGACAAAGCGGGAGAAACGGTCGGTTACCTCTACCTCGATCTCTTTGCGCGGGAGACGAAAAAAGGCGGCGCATGGATGAACGACGCGAAAAGCCGCCATCGTCACCTCGATGGTCGCGTGGATCATCCGGTGGTCTATTTGGTGTGCAATTTCGCGCCACCTGTGGGCGACAAGCCCACTACCCTCACCCACGACGAAGTCCTCACCCTCTTTCATGAGATGGGGCACGGGCTGCACCACCTACTTACCCAAGTGGAAGAGCGCGAGATCGCCGGGCTCAACCACGTGGAATGGGACGCAGTGGAACTACCCAGTCAGTTTTTCGAATTTTTCGCGTGGGAGTGGGAAGTACTGCAGACCCTCACCGCGCATGTCGAAACGGGCGAGACACTGCCGCGCGCGCTCTTCGACAAGATGACCGCCGCGCGCTTCTTCCAG
This region includes:
- the moaA gene encoding GTP 3',8-cyclase MoaA; amino-acid sequence: MAEALRYEPLSEAGTLLTLPPLADSGTGPVHDQRNRPLADLRISVTDRCNFRCTYCMPREAFDGYHFLPRAEILTFEEIERVARAFVALGVRKIRITGGEPLLRRDLPKLIERLAQLPVELTLTTNGVLLPKFAAALKDAGLARVTVSLDALSQETFEAIADVKVPVMRVLEGIEAALSAGLTPLKVNMVVKRGINDHEITAMAEHFRGTGVILRFIEFMDVGATNGWQMAHVVPAKEILERIDARWPLEPLEPNYFGEVAERWRYRDGAGEIGVIASVTQPFCRGCTRLRLSTDGKLFTCLFADRGYDLRLLVRDGADETTLARAIAAIWKIRGDRYSELRTQATAPRKRIEMSYIGG
- a CDS encoding nucleotidyltransferase domain-containing protein, with the protein product MRLLPKERNVIAELVRSYFGPDARVWLFGSRVDDAARGGDIDLYIETPEAVDNLALARARFLVALQRALGERKIDVVIQTPAGPKLPIHRIARNTGVRLDL
- a CDS encoding homoserine dehydrogenase, translating into MKAIRVGLLGIGTVGGGVWSVLTRNAGEIARRAGRPIAIVAVADRNLERARAVVGEQALADGVRLTEDAFSVVNDPTIDIVVELIGGYTVAKELVLAAIAAGKHVVTANKALLAVHGAEIFAAAQEKGVMVAFEAAVAGGIPIIKALREGLAANRIEWVAGIINGTTNYILTQMDQRGLSFDGALQEAQALGYAEADPTFDIEGIDAAHKATLLASLAFGVPIQFDKAYVEGITRIDARDVAHAEALGYRIKLLGIAKRREQGFELRVHPTLIPKDHLLASVSGAMNAVLVKGDAVGQTLYYGAGAGSEPTASAVIADLVDVTRLHTADPENRVPHLAFQPDQVQDVAALPIAQCRSCYYLRLNVADRPGVLAEIAHVLAKESVSIAALVQKEPIAEQAELVLLTHETEEQAVDAAIAGITALPFVVGSVTKLRVEHLT
- a CDS encoding pyridoxal phosphate-dependent aminotransferase, which gives rise to MKPADVPLSSSSQRLDAPKAAPGGEAPVAAEAERVWRPILKSSKLDDVCYDIRGPVLERAKEMESEGHKIIKLNIGNLAPFGFEPPEEIVVDVIRNFRDASGYTDSKGLFAPRKAVVQYMQTKGVPGVDVEDVYLGNGASELIVMSLQGLLESGDEVLVPAPDYPLWTAAVSLAGGKPRHYLCDEASDWYPDLADIRKKVTDRTRAIVVINPNNPTGALYPREILEGIVQIAREHQLIVFADEIYDKMLYDGREHVSIASLADDVFFITINGLSKNYRSCGYRAGWMVLSGERRHARDYIEGLNILASMRLCSNVPGQMAIQTALGGYQSIQELVAPNGRLTRQRNIAYQMLNEIPGVSAVKAQATLYMFPRLDPKVYPIVDDQQFVLELLEEERVLVVQGTGFNWPNPDHFRMVFLPHEDDLRDAIERIARFCDRYRRRHQVIVTQKEGTE
- a CDS encoding Mth938-like domain-containing protein; this translates as MKLQLELTGDVRLITAHGDGWIAIDGERHEQNLILTPDAAHPGWLETGWPSFDAAAVEQLLAHQPELILLGSGPTLVWPPAAALQRLTQSGIGFEVMALPAACRTYNVLASEGRRVVAGLVLR
- a CDS encoding peroxiredoxin, producing MTLELNQPAPDFTLPATGNQTITLSALKGKPVVLYFYPRDNTPGCTNEAIAFRDLYDQFTALGAVILGLSRDSVASHEKFKAKFSLPFDLVSDPEEVACQAYDVMRNKTMYGKPVRGIERSTFLIDADGNIAAIWRKVKVDGHAEAVLAKLREIAKNA